One segment of Pseudomonas sp. FP2196 DNA contains the following:
- a CDS encoding anti-virulence regulator CigR family protein: MKMPKRLIAGLGVLMISATPLLASADQRDDHDRGGPQQGHYDNRGDNRGDDHRGPQNDHRGGPPPRDFGPVRQTIRDNHGYFVRGAPPPPGIHLERGRPLPHGYYGERLDGRALGRLPVYPGYEWRRAGGDIVLIAVGTGIVYEILDGVLY; this comes from the coding sequence ATGAAAATGCCGAAACGTCTGATTGCCGGATTGGGTGTACTGATGATCAGCGCGACTCCGCTGCTGGCCAGTGCCGATCAGCGCGATGATCATGACCGCGGCGGCCCGCAACAGGGCCACTACGATAACCGTGGGGACAATCGCGGTGACGACCACCGTGGCCCGCAGAACGACCACCGTGGTGGTCCGCCACCGCGCGACTTCGGCCCGGTGCGCCAGACCATTCGCGACAATCACGGCTACTTCGTGCGCGGAGCACCGCCACCGCCGGGCATCCATCTTGAACGTGGCCGGCCATTGCCGCACGGTTATTACGGTGAGCGCCTGGATGGTCGTGCGTTAGGTCGTTTGCCGGTCTATCCGGGTTACGAATGGCGCCGGGCCGGGGGCGACATCGTGCTGATCGCGGTGGGTACCGGGATCGTTTATGAAATTCTGGATGGGGTTTTGTACTGA
- the trpB gene encoding tryptophan synthase subunit beta, with translation MTQTSHNSDLRNGPDANGLFGSFGGRYVAETLMPLILDLAREYETAKDDPAFKEELAYFQRDYVGRPSPLYFAERLTEFCGGAKIYLKREELNHTGAHKINNCIGQILLARRMGKKRIIAETGAGMHGVATATVAARFGLDCVIYMGTTDIERQQANVFRMKLLGAEVIPVVAGTGTLKDAMNEALRDWVTNVDSTFYLIGTVAGPHPYPAMVRDFQAVIGKETRDQLQAQEGRLPDSLVACIGGGSNAMGLFHPFLDDKSVEIIGVEAAGYGIETGKHAASLNGGVPGVLHGNRTFLLQDDDGQIIDAHSISAGLDYPGIGPEHAWLHDIGRVQYTSVTDDEALEAFHKCCRLEGIIPALESAHALAEVFKRAPKLPKDHLMVVNLSGRGDKDMQTVMHHMEQSKQEKH, from the coding sequence TGACCCAGACTTCGCACAACTCCGATCTGCGTAACGGCCCTGACGCCAACGGCCTGTTCGGTTCGTTCGGTGGCCGCTACGTCGCTGAAACCCTGATGCCGTTGATCCTCGATCTGGCCCGGGAATACGAAACGGCCAAAGATGATCCTGCATTCAAAGAAGAATTGGCCTACTTCCAGCGTGACTACGTCGGACGTCCGAGCCCGCTGTACTTCGCTGAGCGCCTGACCGAGTTTTGCGGCGGCGCCAAGATCTACCTCAAGCGCGAAGAGCTGAACCACACCGGCGCGCACAAGATCAACAATTGCATCGGCCAGATCCTGCTGGCGCGGCGCATGGGCAAAAAACGCATCATCGCCGAAACCGGCGCCGGCATGCACGGTGTGGCGACTGCCACCGTGGCTGCGCGCTTCGGTCTGGACTGTGTGATCTACATGGGCACCACTGACATCGAGCGTCAGCAGGCCAACGTATTCCGCATGAAGTTGCTGGGCGCCGAGGTGATCCCGGTGGTTGCCGGCACCGGCACCCTGAAAGATGCGATGAACGAAGCGCTGCGTGACTGGGTGACCAACGTCGACAGCACTTTCTACCTGATCGGCACCGTGGCCGGCCCGCACCCGTATCCGGCAATGGTTCGCGACTTCCAGGCCGTGATCGGCAAGGAAACCCGTGACCAGTTGCAAGCTCAGGAAGGTCGTCTGCCTGACAGCCTGGTGGCGTGCATCGGGGGTGGTTCCAACGCCATGGGCCTGTTCCACCCGTTCCTCGACGACAAAAGCGTTGAAATCATCGGCGTCGAAGCCGCCGGTTACGGTATCGAAACCGGTAAACACGCAGCCAGCCTCAACGGCGGTGTGCCGGGTGTGTTGCACGGCAACCGCACCTTCCTGTTGCAGGACGACGATGGCCAGATCATCGACGCCCACTCGATTTCCGCCGGTCTCGATTACCCGGGCATCGGCCCGGAACACGCCTGGTTGCATGACATCGGCCGCGTCCAGTACACCTCGGTGACCGACGACGAAGCCCTCGAGGCGTTCCACAAATGCTGCCGTCTGGAAGGGATCATTCCTGCACTGGAAAGCGCCCACGCTCTGGCTGAAGTGTTCAAACGCGCACCGAAACTGCCGAAGGATCACCTGATGGTGGTCAACCTGTCTGGCCGTGGCGACAAAGACATGCAGACCGTGATGCACCACATGGAACAGTCCAAGCAGGAGAAACACTGA
- a CDS encoding DUF4105 domain-containing protein, which yields MKSLGAWLLAGALLLLGNNAHAGLQLRLKTDGLTPAQQQASQALIDEAMQALPPSFIERLDRRIDVGWTDDMPGNAYGQATLVAELDLNRKLLASLTDGSAAKEKTNRPHGTVRQELLATVLHEITHIYDRARLWPSAERTLIQRCTRRFNSAGLIGIPDECRGQNGRRFTLSDDPRLLDLAGWQQYVGRRGEREQHNRQIARSPDLYEISSPKEFVAVNMEYFLLDPSYACRRPALYQYYKEHFGWAPSAKDTCSKTFAFLNAGNDFAKQPLGQVDPERVYAVDYLLAEANQNWVSRWGHSMLRLVICAPGRPRGPDCRLDLDQHLVLSYRAFVGDVQLSSWDGLVGKYPSRLFVLPLAQVIDEYTKTELRSLASVPLNLSRSEIEGVVEHAAEMHWSYDGNYFFLSNNCAVEGLKLLRSGSNNAQLTGLDSIMPNGLLEVLKGRGLADTSVLDDPKEALRLGYRFDSFRDRYQAMFDVLKKQLPIKQNTVEEWLSLTAEQRREWFDRADLRTSAALLLLEQASYRRQLLLAQDEVKQRYLGARELENGGMDKANATLQEILANSGFLSRPAELLDSKGYGLPQPSEFSRLEAESSQRQKKLLALSGDLDTEVRKLLEPKRAAEIAASETNVKQIGEHLRKLHKASGGLELP from the coding sequence GTGAAGTCACTCGGCGCCTGGCTACTGGCCGGGGCGTTGTTGCTGCTTGGCAACAACGCCCACGCCGGCCTGCAATTACGGCTCAAGACCGACGGTCTGACGCCCGCCCAACAACAGGCCAGTCAGGCGCTGATCGATGAAGCCATGCAGGCATTGCCGCCGAGCTTCATCGAGCGGCTGGATCGGCGCATCGATGTCGGCTGGACCGATGATATGCCCGGCAATGCCTATGGCCAGGCCACGCTGGTCGCTGAACTTGATCTGAACCGCAAATTGCTCGCCAGTCTCACCGATGGCAGCGCGGCCAAAGAAAAAACCAATCGCCCCCACGGCACTGTGCGTCAGGAACTGCTCGCCACGGTGCTGCACGAAATCACCCACATTTATGACCGCGCGCGTTTGTGGCCGAGTGCCGAACGCACGCTGATCCAGCGTTGCACCCGGCGTTTCAACAGCGCCGGGCTGATCGGCATCCCCGATGAATGCCGCGGCCAGAACGGCCGCCGCTTTACCCTCAGCGATGATCCGCGTCTGCTCGACCTCGCCGGTTGGCAGCAATACGTCGGCCGTCGTGGCGAGCGTGAGCAACACAACCGGCAGATCGCCCGTAGCCCGGATCTGTACGAGATCTCCAGCCCGAAAGAGTTTGTCGCGGTCAACATGGAGTATTTCCTCCTCGACCCGAGCTACGCCTGCCGGCGTCCGGCGCTGTATCAGTATTACAAGGAGCACTTCGGCTGGGCGCCGTCAGCCAAGGACACTTGCAGCAAGACGTTCGCCTTCCTCAATGCCGGCAACGACTTCGCCAAACAGCCGTTGGGCCAAGTCGATCCCGAACGTGTCTACGCCGTAGATTACTTGCTGGCCGAGGCCAATCAGAACTGGGTCAGTCGTTGGGGCCACAGCATGTTGCGTCTGGTGATCTGCGCACCCGGTCGGCCGCGCGGCCCGGATTGCCGGCTCGATCTGGATCAGCATCTGGTGCTGTCGTATCGCGCCTTCGTGGGTGATGTGCAGTTGTCGAGTTGGGACGGATTGGTCGGAAAATACCCGTCGCGACTGTTCGTCCTGCCGTTGGCCCAAGTGATCGACGAATACACCAAGACCGAACTGCGCAGCCTCGCCTCGGTGCCGCTGAACCTGTCACGCAGCGAGATCGAAGGCGTGGTCGAACACGCCGCCGAGATGCATTGGAGCTACGACGGCAACTACTTCTTCCTGTCCAACAACTGCGCGGTGGAAGGCCTGAAACTGTTGCGTAGCGGCAGCAACAACGCCCAGCTCACCGGCCTGGACAGCATCATGCCCAACGGATTGCTGGAAGTGCTCAAGGGCCGGGGGCTGGCTGATACCAGCGTGCTGGATGATCCGAAAGAGGCGCTGCGTCTGGGTTATCGATTCGACTCCTTCCGCGATCGCTATCAGGCGATGTTCGACGTATTGAAGAAGCAATTGCCGATCAAACAGAACACTGTTGAAGAATGGCTTTCGTTGACCGCCGAACAACGCCGTGAATGGTTCGACCGTGCCGACCTGCGCACTAGCGCTGCACTGTTGCTGCTCGAGCAAGCGAGTTATCGCCGACAGTTGCTGCTGGCACAGGATGAGGTCAAGCAGCGTTACCTCGGTGCACGCGAGCTGGAAAACGGCGGGATGGACAAGGCCAACGCGACCTTGCAGGAAATCCTCGCCAACAGCGGCTTCCTCAGTCGTCCAGCTGAACTGCTTGATTCCAAGGGTTACGGTTTGCCGCAACCGAGCGAATTCAGCCGACTGGAAGCGGAAAGCAGCCAACGGCAGAAAAAGCTGTTGGCACTGTCCGGCGATCTGGACACGGAGGTGCGTAAGCTACTGGAGCCCAAGCGCGCTGCCGAGATTGCCGCCAGTGAGACCAACGTGAAACAGATTGGCGAGCATTTGCGCAAACTGCACAAAGCCTCGGGCGGGCTGGAGTTGCCCTGA
- the trpA gene encoding tryptophan synthase subunit alpha has product MSRLQTRFAELKQQNRAALVTFVTAGDPDYDTSLAILKGLPKAGADVIELGMPFTDPMADGPAIQLANIRALGAKQNLAKTLQMVREFREDNSDTPLVLMGYFNPIHKFGVERFIAEAKDAGVDGLIVVDMPPEHNEELCDPAQAAGLDFIRLTTPTTDDARLPKVLNGSSGFVYYVSVAGVTGAGAATLEHVEEAVTRLRRHTDLPISIGFGIRTPEQAASIARLADGVVVGSALIDHIANATTPDQAIDGVLSLCSALSEGVRKARVS; this is encoded by the coding sequence ATGAGCCGCCTGCAAACCCGTTTTGCCGAACTCAAACAACAGAATCGTGCCGCGCTGGTGACCTTCGTCACCGCCGGTGATCCGGACTACGACACTTCGCTGGCGATCCTCAAGGGCTTGCCGAAGGCCGGTGCCGACGTGATTGAGCTGGGCATGCCGTTCACCGACCCGATGGCTGACGGCCCGGCGATTCAACTGGCCAACATCCGGGCGCTGGGCGCCAAGCAGAATCTGGCGAAAACCCTGCAAATGGTTCGCGAATTCCGCGAGGACAACAGCGACACCCCGCTGGTGCTGATGGGTTATTTCAACCCGATTCACAAGTTTGGCGTTGAGCGTTTCATCGCTGAAGCCAAAGACGCTGGCGTTGATGGCCTGATCGTCGTCGACATGCCGCCAGAGCACAACGAAGAGCTCTGCGACCCGGCCCAGGCTGCCGGTCTGGATTTCATTCGCCTGACCACGCCGACCACCGACGACGCACGTCTGCCAAAGGTGCTCAACGGCAGTTCCGGTTTTGTTTACTACGTATCAGTGGCCGGTGTGACCGGTGCCGGTGCGGCGACGCTGGAGCATGTCGAAGAGGCAGTGACCCGTCTGCGCCGCCATACCGATCTGCCTATCAGCATCGGCTTCGGCATCCGTACACCGGAGCAAGCGGCGTCCATCGCACGCTTGGCCGACGGTGTGGTGGTGGGTTCGGCTCTGATCGATCACATTGCCAACGCCACTACGCCGGATCAAGCCATCGACGGCGTGTTGAGCCTGTGCTCGGCGCTATCCGAAGGCGTGCGTAAGGCCCGCGTCAGCTGA